The following coding sequences lie in one Apostichopus japonicus isolate 1M-3 chromosome 13, ASM3797524v1, whole genome shotgun sequence genomic window:
- the LOC139978206 gene encoding zinc finger CCHC domain-containing protein 9-like, translating to MTRFARSGIITTKKPHEASSWAELKRGWQTCHKCHQQGHVSKDCQSNQKSNSSQHNESNSVQVTRKDKTQKTGVEKKRERRRAEKQLKRIRLKEKSKRCEFCSEQGHPASECPRRVTETKFGACSRCGSTDHVASECQGRDVITETCTRCKQEGHNEEDCQLESSDNDDDEDSEDLSCPLCHERGHQVKGCPDNPRSIYPRGGCCKDCGSVEHKTKLCPTKLSIQDLEEVKVGTLHFGSTESADAFNQEPSTSSNNVKLKIKKKKTKIVVF from the exons ATGACAAGATTTGCAAGAAGTGGTATCATCACCACTAAGAAACCACATGAGGCATCTTCCTGGGCAGAACTCAAAAGAGGTTGGCAG ACGTGCCATAAGTGTCACCAACAAGGACATGTTAGTAAAGATTGCCAATCCAATCAGAAATCAAACTCATCTCAACACAATGAATCTAATAGTGTGCAAGTGACAAGGAAAGATAAGACACAGAAAACTGGcgtagaaaagaaaagagagagaagaagAGCTGAGAAGCAACTCAAAAGAATCCGACTGAAAGAGAAATCTAAG AGGTGTGAGTTTTGCAGTGAGCAGGGCCATCCAGCCAGTGAATGTCCACGCCGTGTCACGGAGACCAAATTCGGAGCTTGCAGTCGATGCGGCTCTACCGATCATGTTGCTAGCGAATGTCAGGGACGAGACGTGATTACTGAAACATGCACGAGATGCAAGCAAGAAGGACACAATGAAGAAGACTGTCAGTTAGAATCAAgcgataatgatgatgatgaagatagCG AGGATTTATCCTGTCCTCTCTGCCACGAACGTGGACACCAAGTCAAGGGTTGCCCGGACAACCCCAGAAGTATTTATCCTCGAGGCGGTTGCTGCAAGGATTGCGGCTCGGTGGAGCATAAAACTAAACTTTGTCCGACCAAGCTGTCTATTCAGG ACTTAGAAGAAGTCAAGGTCGGTACCCTTCACTTTGGAAGCACAGAGAGTGCAGATGCTTTTAACCAAGAACCTTCCACCAGTAGTAATAATGTGAAGTTgaagataaagaaaaagaagacaaaaattgTTGTCTTCTAG